The genomic DNA TTTCTTCCGGATGATCCGGATCGGCTTCCAAGACATATATGTGTCCAGTCCCGGGTCCTTCTCCGAGAAGTTTGGGAAGGAATACTTCATCTGCACGGGCCCTGCCTCAGTGTTGGTCCCTGAGGTGGTACAGCCCGGTGAGCATTGGAAAGGAGCACAGGTCATTGAGCACGACAATTTGTAACTACAAATTTTTTATAGATTGAAGGGCTATCCCCCTTCTTTGTTTCCAATTAGCTTTCTaggattttcttcttcattttcaattttttgtttttcttgtaAGAAATGTAATGACACGACTCATCAAATGCAATATATTTACGATGTCTATGCCCGTATAGAGGGCACTAAAAGCTGGAATACTTGTTTGCTGCAGGATCTGTCAAAATTCATCTGAAGCTAAAGCAAAACAGATGGTTTTCAGTTGCCCATAAAATATCTGCAGTGAAAATTGAGCAAATAATGGGAGAacaataatgatgatgataaatatCTGTCAAGAAACTCCAAAAAGGCCAATGGAGGATTATGCGGGCCCCACTGCTTTGGCCCGTGAAAGGTGAACCAGAGCTCTCTCCGTCTCATAGGAAGATTAGATTTGCAGGAGCTGAGCCAGTTGGACGCCATAACCATGGCTTCAAACTCTCTCTTGTCACTCAACTTGAACCCAACTCCCACCTCAAAGCTCCCAAAAGATTCAGTATTCTCAAGAACCCATCTTCCTTTAAGTCCTCTTCGGTTGAAGAACAGAGAGCTCTCACTCTCACTGCCACTCCCAAGAGTGGCTTCGACTCCGGCAATCCCCTTCCCGCCCATTAACGTCAACTACTTGGAGGAAGAGTTCAGCGGGCACGGTGTCACCTTTGAAGGGATCGGTGAGAGCTGTGTTGCCAAGCTGGGCCTTGACAATGGCAGCACAGCAACCTTGGTGCTGCCCAGTGGTCTTGTGACCTCGTACAAGGCTCCAATGTGGCACGGGGAGAAACTCGAGATTCTGCAGACATTTGTCGCAGAAGGAGAAGATGGGGAAGCTCTGATTCAAGGGGGCTTGTCTTTGGAGTTCACTCTTGAAGGTGAAGATGGAGTTTCATGGTCTCCCAGAAACTGGGCCTTGTCTGATATCAGAGGGAGTTCTCAGGACTCTATTCAGGTAGAGCTTCTCAGCAGTGATCCGAGAAGTATGGTggaagtaaaatatatattgtctCTTCAAGAACAGACCTTGAGCTCTGAGATAGAGGTCTCTAATTCCAGCTCGTCATCATCAGTCCGATTGAGGGGATCGATCATAGACCATCTAAATGTGAGCACGCCCGATGCAACTTATGCGATCGGACTAGAAGGATCCAATTTCTACATGAGGCCCCCGATTTTGTCAAACTTTGTGATAATTCCACCAGACGTGGACCAGGACCTTAGTTTTGGAAAACTGTGGGAGGACTTGCCGCTCAAGAGATTTTTGTATCCTCATGACAATGCGGGAAGGAAAAAAtctgaggaagaggaagatatCGAAGGCGAAGAAGAAAACTACAAACGATTAACTGAAGAGATGAGCCTGGTCTACACGAGCGCGCCTACCTACTTGACA from Punica granatum isolate Tunisia-2019 chromosome 2, ASM765513v2, whole genome shotgun sequence includes the following:
- the LOC116194828 gene encoding protein NDH-DEPENDENT CYCLIC ELECTRON FLOW 5, yielding MASNSLLSLNLNPTPTSKLPKDSVFSRTHLPLSPLRLKNRELSLSLPLPRVASTPAIPFPPINVNYLEEEFSGHGVTFEGIGESCVAKLGLDNGSTATLVLPSGLVTSYKAPMWHGEKLEILQTFVAEGEDGEALIQGGLSLEFTLEGEDGVSWSPRNWALSDIRGSSQDSIQVELLSSDPRSMVEVKYILSLQEQTLSSEIEVSNSSSSSSVRLRGSIIDHLNVSTPDATYAIGLEGSNFYMRPPILSNFVIIPPDVDQDLSFGKLWEDLPLKRFLYPHDNAGRKKSEEEEDIEGEEENYKRLTEEMSLVYTSAPTYLTIIDRGRRNSVVVGREGFDELYMHSPGSRHEFYSKYAYISVGPSAILKPMMVGPGDVWRGAQHLHNPNL